A region from the Triticum urartu cultivar G1812 chromosome 1, Tu2.1, whole genome shotgun sequence genome encodes:
- the LOC125547841 gene encoding bidirectional sugar transporter SWEET14-like gives MGGLSVQHPWAFTFGLLGNVISFMTYLAPLPTFYRIYKNKSTQGFQSVPYVVALFSAMLWIYYALLKSDEYLLITINSAGCVIETIYIVLYLAYAHKQARIFTAKILLLLNVGVFGLILLLTLLLTAGERRIVMLGWVCVGFSVSVFVAPLSVIRLVVRTRSVEFMPFSLSLSLTASAVVWFLYGLLIKDKYVALPNILGFAFGVIQMGLYALYRNATPRPAPKEVDAPVSDDGAVKATEHVVNISKLGPAAAAVELPTVKEGAAKKSGVASASDDSKGTLEKLDKAIHVEQV, from the exons ATGGGTGGCCTCTCTGTTCAGCACCCGTGGGCCTTTACCTTCGGCCTCCTAG GCAACGTCATCTCCTTCATGACCTACCTGGCCCCACT GCCGACGTTCTACAGGATCTACAAGAACAAGTCGACGCAGGGCTTCCAGTCCGTCCCTTACGTGGTGGCGCTCTTCAGCGCCATGCTGTGGATCTACTACGCGCTGCTCAAGTCCGACGAGTACCTCCTCATCACCATCAATTCAGCCGGCTGCGTCATCGAGACCATCTACATCGTCCTCTACCTCGCCTACGCGCACAAGCAGGCCAGGATCTTCACCGCCaagatcctcctcctcctcaacgtCGGCGTCTTCGGCCTCATCCTCCTACTCACCCTGCTTCTCACGGCGGGTGAGAGGCGCATCGTCATGCTCGGGTGGGTCTGCGTCGGCTTCTCGGTCAGCGTCTTCGTCGCGCCCCTCAGCGTCATC CGTCTTGTGGTGCGCACCCGAAGCGTGGAGTTCATgcccttctccctctccctctccctcaccGCCAGCGCAGTCGTCTGGTTCCTTTACGGCCTCCTCATCAAGGACAAATACGTCGCC CTGCCCAACATTCTTGGGTTCGCCTTCGGGGTTATCCAGATGGGGCTCTACGCCCTCTACCGCAACGCTACGCCCAGGCCGGCGCCCAAGGAGGTGGATGCCCCCGTGTCCGACGATGGTGCCGTCAAGGCGACCGAGCACGTCGTCAACATCTCTAAGCTCGGCCCGGCGGCGGCCGCCGTTGAGCTGCCCACGGTGAAGGAGGGGGCGGCCAAGAAGAGCGGCGTGGCCTCCGCCAGCGACGACTCCAAGGGGACACTCGAGAAGCTTGACAAGGCAATCCATGTCGAGCAAGTCTAG